A single region of the Vicia villosa cultivar HV-30 ecotype Madison, WI linkage group LG4, Vvil1.0, whole genome shotgun sequence genome encodes:
- the LOC131599390 gene encoding isoleucine N-monooxygenase 2-like, translating into MEPLIVSDQMSPTFWCLIVTLLAFTLFMKHRSNKSSEKPKLPPGPSPWPIVGNIPEMLANRPTFRWIQKMMNDMNTDIACVRLGSVHVILVSDSTIARELCVKQDANFASRPSSWSNEYVTTGYLTTALTPFGEQWKKVKKLVLNELVSPLRHQWLHEKRVEEADNIVRYIYNQCTKIGGGGLVNVGVTAQQYTGNVVRRLLLNKRYFGNGSEDFGPGLEEQEYVEAVFTVLQYLFAFSVSDFMPCLRGLDVDGHERILKKACKVMKKHHDPIIEDRIQQWKNGQRAEKEDLLDVLISLKDDNNIPLLTEQEIKSNVLELTLASVDNPSNAVEWGLAEMINQPELLKKAVEELDNVVGKERLVQESDFPKLNYVKACAREAFRRHPICDFNLPHVAMKDTVVLNYFIPKGSHVYIRRQGIGLNPRIWKDPLKFNPERHLKVEGYNLNLSEPSLDLVTFGTGRRGCSGVMLGTSMTVMLFARLLHSFTWSVPPNMSSIDLSESHGGTTKAVPLVAVAEPRLPPHVYGLY; encoded by the exons ATGGAACctttgattgtctctgatcaaaTGTCACCAACATTTTGGTGTCTCATAGTCACATTACTTGCTTTTACACTCTTCATGAAACATCGCAGTAACAAAAgttctgaaaaaccaaaactCCCTCCAGGTCCTTCACCTTGGCCTATAGTAGGCAACATTCCTGAAATGCTTGCAAATAGGCCAACGTTTAGATGGATACAAAAAATGATGAATGACATGAACACGGATATCGCATGCGTCCGTTTAGGTAGTGTTCATGTCATTCTAGTGAGTGATTCTACAATTGCACGTGAGCTATGTGTGAAACAAGATGCAAATTTTGCATCAAGACCTAGTAGTTGGTCTAATGAGTATGTTACTACTGGATATTTAACAACAGCACTCACTCCTTTTGGAGAACAATGGAAGAAAGTGAAGAAACTAGTTCTTAATGAATTAGTTTCACCTCTTAGACATCAATGGCTTCATGAAAAAAGGGTGGAAGAAGCTGATAACATTGTGCGTTATATTTACAACCAATGCACTAAAATTGGTGGTGGTGGACTTGTGAATGTGGGAGTTACTGCACAACAATACACTGGAAATGTTGTTAGGAGGTTGCTTTTGAATAAAAGGTACTTTGGAAATGGTAGTGAGGATTTTGGACCTGGCTTAGAGGAACAAGAATATGTGGAAGCAGTTTTTACTGTTTTGCAATATCTTTTTGCTTTCTCAGTTTCTGATTTCATGCCATGTTTGAGGGGCCTTGACGTGGATGGCCATGAAAGGATACTTAAGAAGGCTTGTAAGGTTATGAAGAAACATCACGATCCTATCATTGAAGATAGAATCCAACAATGGAAGAATGGGCAAAGGGCAGAGAAAGAAGATTTGCTTGATGTTCTTATCTCACTCAAAGATGATAACAACATTCCACTTTTGACTGAGCAAGAAATTAAGTCCAATGTTTTG GAATTGACACTTGCATCAGTTGATAATCCATCAAATGCAGTAGAATGGGGACTTGCTGAAATGATAAATCAACCTGAGCTACTAAAAAAAGCTGTAGAAGAATTGGACAATGTAGTTGGAAAAGAAAGGCTAGTACAAGAATCTGATTTTCCTAAACTAAACTATGTGAAGGCTTGTGCAAGAGAAGCTTTTCGTCGTCACCCGATTTGTGATTTCAACCTTCCACATGTTGCAATGAAAGACACAGTTGTTCTGAACTACTTTATCCCAAAAGGGAGTCATGTGTATATTAGGAGACAAGGAATTGGTCTAAACCCTAGAATTTGGAAAGATCCACTCAAGTTCAATCCAGAACGACATCTTAAGGTGGAAGGATATAATCTTAATTTGTCGGAACCTAGTTTGGACTTGGTAACATTTGGTACTGGAAGGCGTGGATGTTCAGGAGTCATGCTTGGAACTTCAATGACTGTTATGTTGTTTGCAAGGTTGCTACATAGCTTCACTTGGAGCGTGCCACCAAATATGTCCAGCATTGACCTTTCTGAATCTCATGGTGGAACCACCAAAGCTGTGCCACTTGTGGCAGTTGCAGAGCCAAGGTTGCCGCCACATGTTTAtggtttatattaa